Proteins from a single region of Chrysemys picta bellii isolate R12L10 chromosome 9, ASM1138683v2, whole genome shotgun sequence:
- the GLA gene encoding alpha-galactosidase A: protein MGTAVGSWRGATLAWVLVLLAGAEALENGLARTPTMGWLHWERFLCSTDCAREPLSCISEQLFMKMADLMVSDGWKDVGYEYVCIDDCWMSLTRDDQDRLQPDPERFPSGIRKLADYVHSKGLKLGIYADVGNKTCAGFPGSYGYYDLDAQTFANWGVDLLKFDGCNYGTQDQLAEGYRNMSLALNKTGRSIVYSCEWPLYMRPMQKPNYTEIKHYCNHWRNFADIYDAWNSVKNTLEWTALHQDSIVDVAGPGGWNDPDMLVIGNFGLSWDQQLTQMALWAIMAAPLLMSNDLRHISPQAKWLLQNKDVIAINQDPLGKQGYRISKDNNFELWERPLSGGAYAVAVLNRQEIGGPQIFSFSTSFLGNGLACNPACFIQQILPTSEDWGLHNWVSLLNVEVNPTGTVLLKVVVIGEFPDEKPVMNINKKPSPDIL, encoded by the exons ATGGGCACGGCTGTAGGAAGCTGGCGGGGGGCTACGCTggcctgggtcctagtcctgCTGGCCGGGGCCGAGGCGCTGGAGAATGGGCTGGCCCGGACCCCCACCATGGGCTGGCTGCACTGGGAGCGTTTCCTGTGCAGCACCGACTGCGCCCGGGAGCCGCTCTCCTGTATCAG TGAGCAGCTGTTTATGAAGATGGCTGACTTGATGGTGTCAGATGGCTGGAAGGATGTAGGCTATGAGTATGTCTGTATTGATGACTGCTGGATGTCTCTGACCCGAGATGATCAGGACAGGCTCCAACCTGACCCAGAACGCTTCCCCAGTGGGATCCGCAAACTGGCTGACTAC GTCCATTCCAAAGGGCTGAAGCTGGGGATTTACGCGGATGTTGGAAACAAAACCTGTGCTGGCTTCCCTGGCAGTTATGGCTACTATGACCTTGATGCCCAAACCTTTGCCAATTGGGGTGTGGATCTGCTGAAGTTCGATGGCTGTAACTATGGCACACAGGACCAACTGGCAGAAG GTTACAGGAACATGTCTCTGGCCCTGAATAAGACTGGTAGAAGCATTGTGTACTCTTGTGAATGGCCTCTCTACATGAGACCCATGCAGAAG CCCAATTACACAGAAATCAAACACTACTGCAATCACTGGAGGAACTTTGCTGACATCTATGATGCCTGGAACAGTGTTAAGAATACCCTGGAGTGGACAGCTTTACACCAAGACAGCATTGTGGATGTTGCTGGGCCAGGGGGCTGGAATGACCCTGACATG CTGGTGATCGGCAACTTTGGATTGAGCTGGGACCAGCAGCTGACTCAGATGGCGCTATGGGCTATCATGGCAGCTCCACTGCTCATGTCCAATGACCTACGTCATATCAGCCCCCAGGCCAAGTGGCTGCTTCAGAACAAAGATGTGATTGCCATCAACCAGGACCCGCTGGGCAAGCAAGGATACCGTATCAGCAAG GATAACAACTTTGAGCTCTGGGAGCGGCCTCTGTCAGGGGGTGCCTATGCTGTGGCCGTGCTGAATCGACAGGAGATTGGAGGACCCCAGATCTTCAGCTTCTCTACCTCTTTCCTTGGCAACGGCCTGGCCTGCAACCCTGCATGCTTCATCCAGCAGATCCTCCCCACCAGCGAGGACTGGGGACTACACAACTGGGTCTCGCTCTTGAACGTTGAGGTGAACCCAACGGGTACTGTGCTGCTGAAGGTGGTGGTGATCGGGGAGTTCCCAGATGAGAAGCCTGTCATGAACATTAACAAAAAACCATCTCCAGATATCTTATAA
- the RPL36A gene encoding large ribosomal subunit protein eL42, with translation MVNVPKTRRTYCKKCGKHQPHKVTQYKKGKDSLYAQGKRRYDRKQSGYGGQPKPIFRKKAKTTKKIVLRLECVEPNCRSKRMLAIKRCKHFELGGDKKRKGQVIQF, from the exons atg GTGAACGTCCCCAAAACCCGCAGGACTTACTGCAAGAAATGTGGCAAGCACCAGCCCCACAAAGTGACCCAGTACAAGAAGGGCAAGGACTCTCTCTATGCTCAGG GAAAAAGGAGATATGATCGGAAGCAGAGTGGTTATGGTGGTCAGCCAAAGCCTATCTTCCGTAAGAAG GCCAAAACCACGAAGAAGATTGTGCTGAGGCTTGAGTGTGTGGAGCCCAACTGCAGGTCCAAGAGAATGCTGGCCATTAAGAGGTGCAAGCACTTTGAGCTGGGAGGAGATAAGAAAAGAAAG GGCCAGGTGATCCAGTtctaa